The following proteins come from a genomic window of Hymenobacter canadensis:
- a CDS encoding beta-1,6-N-acetylglucosaminyltransferase, producing MRIAHLIMAHRAPAQLVRQLRGLHHPQADCFIHLDTKADLSVFSFLGTLPQVQFVRRRFAINWGGFGFTEALLASLRELLAHPARYEFINLLSGQDYPLRPAEELHAYLAAHPGRSFVEAEPMGSPWWQANRSRLERYHLTDAPALPGRYAVQRALNAVLPRRQFPLGGYVVYGGNMSCWYTLSRTAAEYLVNFFTLHPELHRFGRLSWGSDEFLVATVLYNSPLRETLLNNSLRYIDWSQGGAHPKLLTTADLPALLASGRFWGRKFDLDTDTAVLDELDARHQNRLQTAARPGLPVD from the coding sequence ATGCGTATTGCCCATTTGATCATGGCCCACCGGGCCCCGGCCCAGCTGGTGCGCCAGCTCAGGGGCCTGCATCACCCCCAAGCCGACTGCTTTATTCATCTGGATACCAAGGCTGATCTGTCGGTGTTTTCCTTTCTGGGAACCCTGCCGCAGGTGCAGTTTGTGCGGCGGCGCTTTGCCATCAACTGGGGCGGGTTTGGCTTCACGGAGGCCCTGCTGGCCAGCCTGCGCGAGCTGCTGGCCCACCCGGCCCGCTACGAGTTCATCAACCTGCTCAGCGGCCAGGACTACCCGCTGCGCCCGGCCGAGGAGCTGCACGCCTACCTGGCCGCGCACCCGGGCCGCTCGTTTGTGGAAGCCGAGCCCATGGGCTCGCCCTGGTGGCAGGCCAACCGCTCCCGCCTGGAGCGCTACCACCTCACCGACGCCCCCGCGCTGCCCGGCCGCTACGCCGTGCAGCGCGCCCTGAACGCCGTGCTGCCGCGCCGACAGTTTCCGCTGGGCGGCTACGTGGTGTACGGCGGCAACATGAGCTGCTGGTACACGCTCAGCCGCACCGCCGCCGAGTATTTGGTCAACTTCTTTACCCTGCACCCGGAGCTGCACCGGTTCGGGCGGCTGAGCTGGGGCTCCGATGAGTTTCTGGTGGCCACGGTGCTCTACAACTCGCCCCTGCGCGAAACCCTGCTCAACAACAGCCTGCGCTACATCGACTGGAGCCAGGGCGGGGCCCACCCCAAGCTGCTGACCACCGCCGACCTGCCGGCCCTGCTGGCCTCGGGCCGGTTCTGGGGCCGCAAGTTCGACCTCGACACCGATACGGCCGTGCTGGATGAGCTGGATGCCCGGCACCAGAACCGCCTCCAGACGGCGGCCCGCCCCGGCCTGCCGGTTGATTAA
- a CDS encoding acyltransferase, translating into MSLASTPDSAAEAAPAARSSGLAARIKSSPQLKKLAAWLLFQPRRSRPRFWVKWLANPFVHKYAPGSLVRRARRDLVPFHAFELGRDSILEDYVTVANGMGGIHIGDRTLIGIGDVLIGPVRIGHHVILAQHVVLSGLNHGYQDPSRPIRDQPCTAAEIVVEDEVWIGANAVVTAGVRIGRHAVVAGGSVVTKDVPPYSVVAGNPARVLRQLNPATGQWERV; encoded by the coding sequence ATGTCTCTCGCTTCTACTCCCGATTCTGCCGCCGAAGCGGCCCCGGCCGCCCGTAGTTCCGGCCTGGCCGCCCGCATCAAAAGCAGCCCGCAGCTGAAAAAGCTGGCCGCCTGGCTGCTGTTTCAGCCCCGCCGCTCCCGGCCCCGCTTCTGGGTGAAGTGGCTGGCCAACCCCTTCGTGCACAAGTATGCCCCCGGCTCGCTGGTGCGCCGCGCCCGCCGCGACCTGGTGCCCTTCCACGCCTTCGAGCTGGGCCGCGACTCCATCCTGGAGGACTACGTGACGGTGGCCAACGGCATGGGCGGCATCCACATCGGCGACCGGACGCTCATCGGCATCGGCGACGTGCTCATCGGGCCCGTGCGCATCGGCCACCACGTCATTCTGGCCCAGCACGTGGTGCTCTCGGGCCTCAACCACGGCTACCAGGACCCCAGCCGCCCCATCCGCGACCAGCCCTGCACGGCGGCCGAGATTGTGGTGGAGGACGAGGTCTGGATCGGGGCCAACGCCGTGGTGACGGCCGGCGTGCGCATCGGCCGGCACGCGGTGGTGGCCGGCGGCAGCGTGGTCACCAAAGACGTGCCGCCCTACTCGGTGGTGGCCGGCAACCCCGCCCGGGTACTGCGCCAGCTCAACCCCGCCACCGGCCAGTGGGAACGGGTGTAG
- a CDS encoding glycosyltransferase — MNDLLLGLTDVLVAAGWLLQLVLNGALQLLGLYLLGNVLYLLFFALAGHRRARVLPPAPAAPAAPRRMCVLLPAYQADAVILQTAPAALAHAYAGALTVCVVADGLQPTTVAALRTQGAQVVEVRFARSTKGQALQAALATLPATAYDVAVVLDVDNVMAPGFLARVNEAFAAGYQVVQGHRTAKNLDSPFAVLDACNEAINNHIFRLGHARLGMSASLIGSGMAFDYTYLQQLLHNIGETAGEDKEIDFRILRDGVPIGYLPEADVYDEKIANAGVFGTQRTRWMAAQLEFLRKYGPEALSQLRRGRLEFVDKIVQSALLPRVLLLGLLTLLLGLALLLPAGWGPPPAWWAGLLAGTALALLLALPRRFYSRPVATALLHLPLALLAMTRALSRLGRARGTFLPTPHAAHAPQPPEPAAAPLPS, encoded by the coding sequence ATGAACGACCTCCTCCTTGGGCTGACCGACGTCCTGGTGGCGGCCGGCTGGCTGCTGCAGCTCGTGCTGAACGGGGCGCTGCAACTGCTGGGCCTCTACCTGCTGGGCAACGTGCTCTACCTGCTGTTTTTTGCCTTAGCCGGGCACCGCCGGGCCCGCGTGCTGCCGCCCGCGCCGGCAGCGCCGGCCGCGCCCCGCCGCATGTGCGTGCTGCTGCCCGCTTACCAGGCCGACGCCGTGATTCTGCAGACGGCCCCCGCCGCCCTGGCCCACGCCTACGCCGGCGCTCTGACTGTGTGCGTGGTGGCCGACGGACTGCAACCCACTACCGTGGCCGCGCTACGCACCCAAGGTGCCCAGGTGGTGGAAGTGCGGTTTGCGCGCAGCACCAAAGGCCAGGCGCTGCAGGCGGCTTTGGCCACCCTGCCCGCTACCGCCTACGACGTGGCCGTGGTGCTCGATGTGGACAACGTCATGGCCCCCGGGTTTCTGGCCCGCGTGAACGAGGCCTTTGCGGCTGGCTACCAGGTGGTGCAGGGCCACCGCACGGCCAAGAACCTGGACTCGCCCTTCGCCGTACTCGACGCCTGCAACGAGGCCATCAACAACCACATCTTCCGGCTGGGCCACGCCCGCCTGGGCATGTCGGCCTCGCTCATCGGCTCGGGCATGGCCTTCGACTACACCTATCTGCAGCAGTTGCTGCACAACATCGGCGAAACGGCCGGCGAGGACAAGGAAATCGACTTCCGCATCCTGCGCGACGGGGTGCCCATCGGCTACCTGCCCGAGGCCGACGTCTACGACGAGAAGATTGCCAACGCCGGCGTATTCGGCACCCAGCGCACCCGCTGGATGGCCGCGCAGCTGGAGTTTCTGCGCAAATACGGCCCCGAGGCGCTCAGCCAGCTGCGCCGGGGCCGCCTGGAGTTCGTGGATAAGATTGTGCAGTCGGCCTTGCTGCCGCGGGTGCTGCTGCTGGGGCTGCTGACGCTGCTGCTGGGGCTGGCCCTGCTGCTGCCCGCCGGCTGGGGGCCGCCGCCCGCGTGGTGGGCCGGGCTGCTGGCCGGCACCGCGCTGGCCCTGCTGCTGGCGTTGCCCCGCCGCTTCTACTCGCGGCCGGTGGCCACGGCCCTGCTGCACCTGCCGCTGGCGCTGCTGGCTATGACGCGGGCTTTAAGCCGGCTGGGCCGGGCCCGGGGCACCTTCCTGCCCACGCCCCACGCGGCCCACGCCCCGCAACCTCCCGAACCGGCCGCTGCGCCGCTCCCCTCCTGA
- a CDS encoding PAS domain-containing hybrid sensor histidine kinase/response regulator codes for MAGLPAGVLLLAAAGTVELSTARFWHLLGLPDESGRWQGQPGHHLRARLQPLLVQESAAALLPWLVGAAAPPPPASRLHLQDGTVLACHAAPSQGGWLLSLHDVSQEHHRLTELEAIAAIAEHSPQPIVHIGPGRWPLYANAAARALGTSLPRAERARIQRQLRLRATAQVDVGSMPLEVTLEQRVFNVAKVTRPEEGGVSLYFSDITEREAVRRQLAEQQQFTEQVLEAIPCAVFVVDESHQVIFQNRAMQELIQSSPFGEGQQTKTPEQTACEVADYHATNDLVRSTGQDVVREEPFTLADGVTHCYYAVKRPLRRPDGEVHILSVSLDITALKQAQQTLQRNEKQYRDLMHYTQALICTYDMQGNVLTINPALAQLLGRPAEDLLGQPVAQHLPFNDRAAFADWMTRLNSGAATKGVLRLQLPGSEEMRHLLYHNVAVLEPDQPPYVISHSHDITDRIQAEREMEMARLAAEKAVRARENFLANMSHEIRTPMNGVLGVANLLARTALTPQQQEYLATIRTSGQHLLAVLNDVLDMAKITSGKLELDESAFNVCESVGQALQPLMLQGQEKGIVFVARPLRESCPLPWVCGDAHRINQIMLNLVSNAIKFTPRGGTITVEGNLVNETATELELCFSVADTGIGMRPEVLSRIFESFTQAYSDTARRFGGTGLGLSISRALVERMGGRLQVESHEGQGSIFAFTLCLPKAAPVAEPAEPEDFDTGILQGVRVLLVEDNDINRYVARGTMQQWGVLVTEADNGAAALELFGQQEFDIVLMDIQMPGMSGLEATAHIRQHPHVHRAAIPVLALTANAFRADHEQYLAAGLDACLAKPFDEAELYGYLRTLLRR; via the coding sequence ATGGCCGGGCTGCCGGCCGGGGTGCTGCTGCTGGCTGCCGCCGGCACCGTGGAGCTGAGTACCGCCCGTTTCTGGCACCTGCTGGGCCTGCCCGACGAATCGGGGCGGTGGCAGGGCCAGCCCGGCCACCACCTGCGGGCCCGCCTGCAGCCGCTGCTAGTGCAGGAGTCGGCGGCGGCCCTGCTGCCCTGGCTGGTCGGCGCGGCCGCCCCGCCGCCACCCGCCTCCCGCCTGCACCTGCAAGACGGCACCGTGCTGGCCTGCCACGCGGCGCCGTCGCAGGGCGGCTGGCTGCTGAGCCTGCACGATGTGAGCCAGGAACACCACCGGCTGACCGAGCTGGAGGCCATTGCCGCTATTGCGGAGCACAGCCCCCAACCGATTGTGCACATTGGCCCCGGCCGCTGGCCCCTGTACGCCAATGCCGCCGCCCGGGCGCTGGGCACGAGCCTGCCCCGGGCCGAGCGGGCGCGCATTCAGCGCCAGCTCCGCCTGCGCGCCACCGCGCAGGTCGATGTCGGAAGCATGCCGCTGGAAGTGACCCTGGAGCAGCGGGTTTTCAACGTGGCTAAAGTAACGCGGCCGGAAGAAGGGGGCGTAAGCCTGTATTTCAGCGACATTACAGAGCGCGAGGCCGTGCGCCGGCAACTGGCCGAGCAGCAGCAGTTCACCGAGCAGGTGCTGGAGGCCATACCGTGCGCCGTGTTCGTGGTGGATGAAAGCCATCAGGTGATTTTCCAAAACCGGGCCATGCAGGAGCTGATTCAGTCCTCGCCCTTCGGGGAGGGCCAGCAGACCAAAACCCCAGAGCAGACGGCTTGCGAAGTGGCCGACTACCACGCCACCAACGACCTGGTGCGCAGCACCGGGCAGGATGTGGTGCGGGAAGAGCCCTTCACGCTGGCCGACGGCGTAACCCACTGTTACTACGCCGTGAAGCGCCCCCTGCGCCGCCCGGATGGCGAGGTGCACATCCTCAGCGTGAGCCTCGACATCACGGCCCTCAAGCAAGCCCAGCAAACCCTGCAGCGCAACGAGAAGCAGTACCGCGACCTGATGCACTACACCCAGGCCCTGATCTGCACCTACGACATGCAGGGCAACGTGCTGACCATCAACCCGGCCCTGGCCCAGCTGCTGGGCCGCCCGGCCGAAGACCTGCTGGGCCAGCCCGTGGCCCAGCATCTGCCCTTCAACGACCGCGCCGCCTTCGCCGACTGGATGACCCGCCTCAACAGCGGCGCCGCCACCAAGGGCGTGCTGCGGCTGCAGCTGCCCGGCAGTGAGGAAATGCGCCACCTGCTCTACCACAACGTGGCCGTGCTCGAGCCCGACCAGCCGCCCTACGTCATTTCCCACTCCCACGACATCACCGACCGCATTCAGGCGGAGCGGGAGATGGAAATGGCCCGCCTGGCCGCCGAAAAAGCGGTGCGGGCCCGCGAGAATTTCCTGGCCAACATGAGCCACGAAATCCGCACGCCCATGAACGGGGTGCTGGGCGTGGCCAACCTGCTGGCCCGCACCGCCCTCACGCCCCAGCAGCAGGAATACCTGGCCACCATCCGCACTTCCGGCCAGCACCTGCTGGCCGTGCTCAACGACGTGCTGGACATGGCCAAAATCACGAGCGGCAAGCTGGAACTCGACGAGTCGGCCTTCAACGTGTGCGAGTCGGTAGGGCAGGCGCTGCAGCCGCTGATGCTGCAGGGCCAGGAGAAGGGCATCGTGTTTGTCGCCCGGCCGCTGCGCGAGTCGTGTCCGCTGCCCTGGGTGTGCGGCGACGCCCACCGCATCAACCAGATCATGCTCAACCTGGTCAGCAACGCCATCAAGTTCACGCCCCGCGGCGGCACCATCACGGTGGAAGGCAACTTGGTGAACGAGACGGCAACGGAGCTGGAGCTGTGCTTCAGCGTCGCGGACACGGGTATCGGGATGCGGCCGGAGGTGCTCAGCCGCATCTTCGAGAGCTTCACCCAGGCCTACTCCGACACGGCCCGCCGCTTCGGCGGCACCGGCCTGGGCCTCAGCATCAGCCGGGCGCTGGTGGAGCGCATGGGCGGCCGGCTGCAGGTGGAAAGCCACGAAGGCCAGGGCAGCATCTTTGCCTTCACGCTCTGCCTGCCCAAAGCAGCCCCGGTGGCCGAGCCAGCCGAACCCGAGGATTTTGATACCGGCATTCTGCAGGGCGTGCGGGTGCTGCTGGTGGAAGATAACGATATCAACCGCTACGTGGCCCGCGGCACCATGCAGCAGTGGGGCGTACTCGTCACGGAGGCCGATAACGGGGCCGCGGCCCTGGAGCTGTTCGGGCAGCAGGAGTTCGACATCGTGCTCATGGATATTCAGATGCCGGGCATGAGCGGGCTGGAAGCCACCGCCCACATCCGCCAGCACCCGCATGTGCACCGCGCCGCCATTCCGGTATTGGCCCTCACGGCCAACGCCTTCCGCGCTGACCACGAGCAGTACCTGGCCGCCGGCCTCGATGCCTGTCTGGCTAAGCCCTTCGACGAAGCCGAGCTCTACGGCTACCTGCGCACGCTGCTGCGCCGCTAG
- a CDS encoding DUF4184 family protein, which translates to MPFTLAHTAAVLPLLRRRGLSATGLLVGSIAPDFEKFARMGLHNGHSHTWLSIGYFSLPVGVALAFTFHLLVRDALLAHLPAPLYQRLAAVRRLRWRPYFRRHYGAVLLSIGLGAATHLLWDGLTHRRPLLVRYLPQLLGPVPGLPGAVPVYKVLELLSSGLGTALVLALILRLPRLPLPLPLTRGARRRYWGLAAGTATGLWAARVLPALPALAPWDAVVSALSAGLLGLVAASVYYPGSLARSR; encoded by the coding sequence ATGCCCTTCACCCTGGCCCATACGGCCGCCGTGCTGCCACTGCTGCGCCGCCGGGGCCTCTCGGCTACCGGCCTGCTGGTGGGCAGTATCGCCCCGGACTTCGAGAAGTTTGCCCGCATGGGCCTGCACAACGGCCATAGCCACACCTGGCTCAGCATCGGGTATTTCAGTTTGCCGGTGGGAGTTGCGCTGGCGTTTACGTTCCACCTGCTCGTGCGTGATGCCCTGCTGGCGCACCTGCCCGCCCCGCTCTACCAGCGGCTGGCCGCCGTCAGGCGCCTGCGCTGGCGCCCGTATTTCCGGCGGCACTACGGCGCCGTGCTGCTCAGTATCGGCCTCGGGGCCGCCACGCATCTGCTCTGGGACGGCCTCACCCACCGGCGGCCCCTGCTGGTGCGCTACCTGCCGCAGCTGCTGGGGCCGGTGCCGGGGCTGCCCGGCGCGGTGCCGGTGTATAAGGTGCTGGAGCTGCTAAGTTCGGGCCTGGGTACGGCCCTGGTGCTGGCCCTGATTTTGCGCCTGCCCCGCCTGCCGTTGCCGCTCCCGCTCACCCGTGGGGCCCGCCGCCGCTACTGGGGGCTGGCGGCCGGCACGGCCACCGGGTTGTGGGCGGCCCGGGTGCTGCCGGCCCTGCCAGCGCTTGCCCCCTGGGATGCGGTGGTGAGTGCCCTTTCCGCCGGGCTGCTGGGGCTAGTGGCGGCCTCCGTGTACTATCCCGGGTCGTTGGCCCGGTCGCGCTGA
- a CDS encoding lipopolysaccharide biosynthesis protein has protein sequence MHFRQLAPNLRNNQFLSLAGNVAASGLTVVSVSLLFRGLPTAAIGAWVFFLSMLGLGEAFRQGCLTTGFIRAYAGADAPRRAEVLGSAWALGLLITVALSSLGLLAQAVPALAASPSLGLFLRWFPLLFLLTLPAFMATCLQQAEEHFARLLRLRLLMQGAFIVGITGLLLLHQLTLLRVVYCYLGAAGLTSALTLLLGWSFPSALRHRSAATMRELGHFGKYSVGSYIGAYLLRSSDTVLINFLLGPAALAVYNLAQRFMEIIEIPLRSLMATAMPRLAAAVNQQNRPLLAHLFEQNAGLLTWLLLPVVIGTVLLAEVPVYLVGGSHYVNTEAANVLRIAVSMALLYPIDRFTGVALDVLGNPRLNLYKVLLMLAVNVAGDWVGIHFTHSIYGVALASLPTILTGFLFGYLLLKRSLPITIAGTLRVGLAEVRALLRRFGPAAPVSVRA, from the coding sequence ATGCACTTCCGTCAACTCGCGCCCAACCTGCGCAACAACCAGTTTTTGTCGCTGGCCGGCAACGTGGCGGCCTCGGGCCTCACGGTGGTATCGGTGTCGCTGCTGTTCCGGGGCCTGCCCACGGCGGCCATTGGCGCCTGGGTGTTTTTCCTGTCGATGCTGGGGCTGGGCGAGGCCTTCCGGCAGGGCTGCCTGACCACGGGCTTCATCCGGGCCTACGCCGGCGCCGACGCCCCGCGCCGGGCCGAGGTCCTGGGCTCGGCCTGGGCCCTGGGCTTGCTGATTACGGTGGCTCTGAGCAGCCTGGGGCTGCTGGCACAGGCAGTTCCGGCGCTGGCGGCCAGCCCCAGCCTGGGGCTGTTTCTGCGGTGGTTTCCGCTGCTGTTTCTGCTCACGCTGCCGGCCTTTATGGCCACCTGCCTGCAGCAGGCCGAGGAGCACTTCGCCCGGCTGCTGCGGCTGCGGCTGCTGATGCAGGGCGCGTTTATCGTGGGCATTACGGGGCTGCTGCTGCTGCACCAGCTCACGCTGCTGCGGGTGGTGTACTGCTACCTGGGCGCGGCCGGCCTGACCAGCGCACTCACGCTGCTGCTGGGCTGGAGCTTCCCCTCGGCGCTGCGCCACCGCTCGGCTGCCACCATGCGTGAGCTGGGTCACTTTGGCAAGTACAGCGTGGGCAGCTACATCGGGGCCTACCTGCTGCGCAGCTCCGACACGGTGCTCATCAACTTTCTGCTGGGGCCGGCCGCGCTGGCCGTCTACAACCTGGCCCAGCGCTTCATGGAAATCATTGAGATTCCGCTGCGCAGCCTCATGGCCACGGCTATGCCACGGCTGGCGGCGGCCGTCAATCAGCAAAACCGGCCCCTGCTGGCCCACCTGTTTGAGCAGAACGCCGGCCTGCTTACCTGGCTGCTGCTGCCCGTGGTCATCGGTACGGTGCTGCTGGCCGAGGTGCCGGTGTACCTGGTGGGCGGCAGCCACTACGTGAACACGGAGGCCGCCAACGTGCTGCGCATTGCCGTGTCGATGGCCCTGCTCTACCCCATCGACCGGTTTACCGGCGTGGCCCTGGACGTACTGGGCAACCCGCGGCTGAACCTGTACAAGGTGCTGCTGATGCTGGCCGTGAACGTGGCCGGCGACTGGGTGGGCATTCACTTCACCCACAGCATCTACGGCGTGGCGCTGGCCAGCCTGCCTACCATCCTCACGGGCTTCCTGTTCGGGTATTTGCTGCTGAAACGGTCCTTACCCATCACCATAGCCGGCACGCTGCGCGTGGGGCTGGCCGAAGTGCGGGCCCTGCTACGCCGCTTCGGGCCGGCTGCGCCCGTCTCCGTCCGCGCCTGA
- a CDS encoding acyltransferase, with translation MTTTTTLSPASISAAAAPSLRGVLRQRWQQVAARYPHRGPAGRLLALALDGLQGSLRLLSTALFLPGVHRGRLVSVRGRPLVRNEGRIELGHRVRVWSHVSRVKLFVGPGAVLRVGDDTRLNGVHISVSCQVTIGHHVRLGPNVVILDDDFHDAAQHNAAGQRAPVCIHDHAWIAMNALILQGVTIGEGAAVAAGAVVTRDVPPYTLVAGVPARIIRELPRPAHFTSPVNAASR, from the coding sequence ATGACAACAACAACTACCCTTTCCCCGGCTTCGATTTCTGCCGCCGCCGCGCCCAGCCTGCGGGGGGTGCTGCGGCAGCGCTGGCAGCAGGTGGCCGCGCGCTACCCCCACCGGGGCCCGGCCGGCCGGCTGCTGGCCCTGGCCCTGGATGGGCTGCAGGGCAGCCTGCGCCTGCTCAGCACCGCCCTGTTTCTGCCGGGCGTACACCGGGGCCGGCTGGTATCGGTGCGGGGGCGGCCGCTGGTGCGCAACGAGGGCCGCATCGAGCTGGGCCACCGCGTGCGGGTCTGGTCGCACGTGAGCCGGGTGAAGCTGTTTGTGGGGCCTGGGGCCGTGCTGCGCGTGGGCGACGACACCCGCCTGAACGGGGTGCACATTTCCGTAAGCTGCCAGGTCACCATCGGCCACCACGTCCGCCTGGGGCCCAATGTGGTGATTCTCGACGATGACTTCCACGACGCCGCCCAGCACAATGCCGCCGGCCAGCGCGCCCCGGTCTGCATCCACGACCACGCCTGGATTGCCATGAACGCCCTGATTCTGCAGGGCGTGACCATCGGCGAAGGTGCGGCCGTGGCAGCCGGGGCCGTGGTAACCCGCGACGTGCCGCCCTACACGCTGGTGGCCGGCGTACCGGCCCGCATTATCCGCGAGCTGCCCCGCCCGGCTCACTTCACTTCCCCCGTTAACGCTGCCTCCCGATGA
- a CDS encoding glycosyltransferase family 2 protein, with product MLTTLFWLFLAVVLYTYLGYGLVVWVWARLRPGVRPELQRDFTPPVTVVVPAYNEADILDAKIQDCLAQDYPADRLRILVITDGSTDHSAQVLARYPQVRHLHQPQRAGKSMAENRAILFVDTPFVAFTDCNTLLNPEAVRRLVRHYADPLVGAVSGEKRVQADGSTAGAGEGLYWRYESLLKRCDSAISSLMGAAGELVSFRTALFKPLEADTILDDFVQSMRIVGEGYRVVYEPGAYATEPPSFSLKEEMKRKVRICAGGWQAMTRLPGLLNPLRQPVVTFLYGSHRVLRWSLTPLLLALLLPLSAALAATQGGVYALALAGQLAFYAAAGLGWSLASRGRPAGRLLVPLYFTLMNVAVFQGFWRFVRRAQPAAWDKAQRAAVAA from the coding sequence ATGCTGACAACTCTTTTCTGGCTGTTTCTGGCCGTAGTACTGTACACTTATCTGGGCTACGGCCTGGTGGTGTGGGTGTGGGCCCGCCTGCGCCCCGGGGTACGCCCCGAACTGCAGCGCGACTTCACGCCGCCCGTGACGGTGGTAGTGCCGGCCTATAACGAGGCCGATATTCTCGATGCCAAAATCCAGGACTGCCTGGCCCAGGACTACCCTGCCGACCGCCTGCGCATCCTGGTTATCACCGATGGCAGCACCGACCACTCGGCCCAGGTACTGGCCCGGTATCCGCAGGTGCGCCACCTGCACCAGCCCCAGCGGGCCGGCAAGTCGATGGCTGAAAACCGCGCCATTCTGTTCGTGGACACGCCTTTCGTGGCCTTCACCGACTGCAACACCCTACTCAACCCCGAGGCCGTGCGCCGCCTGGTGCGCCACTACGCCGACCCGCTGGTGGGCGCCGTGTCGGGCGAGAAGCGCGTGCAGGCCGACGGCAGCACCGCCGGCGCCGGCGAGGGCCTGTACTGGCGCTACGAATCCCTGCTCAAGCGCTGCGACTCGGCCATCAGCAGCCTGATGGGGGCCGCCGGCGAACTGGTGTCCTTTCGCACGGCCCTGTTCAAGCCCCTCGAAGCCGACACCATCCTCGACGACTTCGTGCAGTCCATGCGCATTGTGGGCGAGGGCTACCGGGTGGTGTATGAGCCGGGGGCCTACGCCACCGAGCCGCCGTCGTTTTCGCTCAAGGAGGAGATGAAGCGCAAGGTGCGCATCTGTGCCGGCGGCTGGCAGGCCATGACGCGCCTGCCGGGTTTGCTCAACCCGCTGCGGCAGCCGGTGGTCACGTTTCTGTACGGCTCGCACCGGGTGCTGCGCTGGAGCCTGACGCCGCTGCTGCTGGCGTTGCTGCTGCCCCTGAGCGCGGCGCTGGCCGCCACCCAGGGCGGGGTGTACGCGCTGGCGCTGGCCGGGCAGCTGGCCTTCTACGCGGCAGCCGGCCTGGGCTGGTCGCTGGCCAGCCGGGGCCGCCCGGCGGGGCGGCTGCTGGTGCCGCTGTACTTCACGCTCATGAACGTGGCCGTGTTCCAGGGTTTCTGGCGCTTTGTGCGCCGCGCCCAGCCCGCCGCCTGGGACAAGGCCCAGCGGGCGGCCGTGGCCGCCTGA